The Neochlamydia sp. S13 genome has a segment encoding these proteins:
- a CDS encoding RHS repeat-associated core domain-containing protein, with product MANFNSPQEALIGEQNIATLGGEPSAIVDGCVNVITGTFIDSAIDVWSPGPDPLYIERIYTHTSGWSINEPENVEMLGGSLNRVVHEEKGMKTLYTNTLIGRTLFINATNYSQGLTNCSKGFISGKSNPHNLQMQIISPKPGTFAVYLRDGSKSLKYFGSSHRTPLSLTEIRYQDGLTYEQKPYGIKTQYTYQKSPLGWKIYEISNTNSLQQDLGKIHFEYDNFKLNPRMVAYANKDKSGSCEYLFSNYPARHDLHQVISTNAPKICYSYDDTTHRMKQKALPNGRCKQIEYYDETNPYAYTKKPLTFYDGCTSPYERVSCLKAAVGTDQTLHPTHRFYYEVNFINRKSRIYSYPGGTTRVLDLHNQETRYHYDSKRRLTGIDKLLDANLYRTQSFFWSSLPNLEGCLTTKTLQDGQGNLLSSRYYDYDKNGNIKHEWLLGNLTGNAKGPVLNKEGIPIAGQYDSYIRTYEYSDDGYNHLLREQDGCKEIVYVYYPKSALLHKKFMRVNNKIIYREFYAYNSNGSITRYVYDDGHTLEEEDLAGVTERHSVYTSYRDQFPVGLPEIIEEKYLDLALKEEILLQKTQNFHDHQGRITQQTHFDSNGQPRFTLHWDYDAHGNILKETNALGHTSFYQYDENDNLIFEQYPGKDYHTVHEYDFSNRRICSKDIHADQTLVTHYAYNGLSQKVAMTNWQGETTQYTYDHCGRLIKTIYPRLLDSDGNSYQPFECIEYDIADNPICKTDRRGFKTTFNYNIRGQPSFIQYPDGSTEKNAYTLEGYLAKSIALNGKITQTDYDYLGRACRQMTFAPTGEKLSETTTHYNHFHKIAEVDAGGQFTYYQYDAAGRLASITKNEAKTVYQYDACQRLAKTLEYFGPEEKDYIANVKEYDAKDRLIEERTEDAEGQVLTKIGYLYNEQDQPIQTISYHQSKPVITFTHYNAYGDVESIVDPQGHTTRTLFYYLHLNQEGQYVYAKETIDAIGQSFFQEHDSCGHVRFAIRRDPMGVILQKREFFYDAEGLCCKQIEHVLTPHQPDRLVTTHFEYDFAKNLISCTEAVGSPEQKQTKYVYNAYRQKEKVIKPDGIELHYAYDWLGRLTSFSSNDNSLHYHYTYDANSNVVGVEDKHTGKSTTRIFDKNKRLVQETLSHGLTQQYSYDNLDRLQEIILPDHSSIQYSYKSLYLHQISRGPYRHTYQHYNLSGALEEAKLMAEAGLIQYAYDAYSRLINISSKSLKEDIPENGFDQVGNLLKRTTLDPVGKVNSTYTYDALYQLQSEKGLVDDIYRYDSLNNMVEKNKRPHTVNALNQLLHDGLDPHAYDLNGNLIRKGSLNLSYDALDRLIAIHTSTQQVAYAYDELNRRLSSTFYSRSKVENKWIPEKEIRYLYHGLNEIGACDSKGNIQQLRILGKGKGAEIEAAVLLELQGKAYIPIHDTLGNIRLLINAKTHTIEETYRYTAYGQESIYGKNNKLIKQSINPWRFSSKRVDAETQFVYFGRRYYNPTTTRWVTADPLSFEAGPNLYAYLLNNPLNDRDLYGLRGSSPSRGEKHRESVIMYGKERASYRIEKTPIRERGENTRSLPRVSFTDRFERSFVRSESSSLAVLLGSKSENFRLGVHNGIMTTQIEAINNAIHLRELGWEYSIDVIHNATHNLLNDCVESGLGLCYIATTPVRVNHETWNRFFDEYPRGEYFQICHSQGAINVRNALLSYDEKLRKQITVLAIAPAAYIYADSCRKAYHYRAQAWRDPIPYIDVGGLIRSKRDTVTLNSCPGAAFHDHSFQSPTYEEVFRYHFKEIKKAR from the coding sequence TTGGCAAACTTTAATTCGCCCCAAGAAGCCCTTATAGGAGAGCAAAATATCGCCACTTTAGGTGGAGAGCCTTCAGCTATAGTAGACGGATGCGTTAACGTCATCACGGGCACCTTTATCGATAGTGCTATTGATGTATGGAGTCCAGGTCCAGATCCTCTCTATATAGAGCGTATTTACACCCATACCAGCGGCTGGAGTATTAACGAGCCAGAAAATGTAGAAATGCTTGGCGGCAGCTTAAACAGAGTTGTTCACGAAGAAAAAGGCATGAAGACTTTATATACCAATACCTTAATTGGGCGCACCCTTTTCATCAATGCAACCAATTACAGTCAGGGGTTGACCAATTGCTCTAAAGGATTCATCAGCGGAAAAAGCAATCCTCATAATCTTCAGATGCAAATTATATCTCCTAAACCAGGTACTTTCGCCGTGTACTTAAGAGATGGTTCAAAAAGCCTTAAATATTTTGGTTCTAGTCATCGCACGCCACTTTCTCTGACTGAGATTCGCTATCAAGATGGGCTTACTTATGAACAAAAACCTTATGGAATTAAGACGCAGTATACCTATCAAAAATCCCCTTTAGGGTGGAAAATTTATGAGATAAGTAATACCAATAGCCTCCAGCAAGATTTAGGAAAGATTCACTTTGAATATGATAATTTTAAGCTTAATCCCCGCATGGTAGCCTATGCTAATAAAGATAAAAGCGGAAGCTGCGAATATCTTTTCAGCAATTATCCGGCCAGACATGACCTCCATCAAGTGATTTCTACTAACGCCCCTAAAATCTGCTATTCTTACGATGATACTACCCACCGCATGAAACAAAAAGCCCTACCCAATGGTCGCTGCAAGCAAATTGAATATTATGATGAAACCAACCCTTACGCTTATACTAAAAAACCTTTAACTTTTTACGATGGATGTACTTCCCCTTATGAACGTGTATCTTGTTTAAAAGCTGCTGTAGGCACCGATCAAACCCTGCACCCTACCCATCGCTTTTACTATGAGGTAAACTTTATCAACCGTAAAAGTCGTATTTATAGCTATCCAGGTGGGACGACCCGCGTGCTCGATCTTCATAACCAAGAAACTCGCTATCATTATGACTCAAAAAGACGCTTAACAGGCATCGATAAGCTGTTAGACGCTAATCTTTATCGCACGCAAAGTTTTTTTTGGAGCTCTTTGCCAAATTTAGAGGGATGTTTAACAACTAAAACCCTACAAGATGGCCAGGGTAACTTACTAAGCAGCCGCTATTACGATTATGACAAAAATGGAAATATAAAACATGAATGGCTGCTTGGAAATCTTACAGGGAATGCAAAGGGCCCTGTGCTAAATAAAGAGGGCATTCCTATAGCAGGACAATATGACAGCTACATTCGCACTTATGAGTATAGTGATGATGGATACAACCATTTATTACGCGAGCAAGATGGATGTAAAGAGATCGTTTACGTCTATTACCCTAAATCTGCTTTACTCCATAAAAAATTCATGCGCGTGAATAACAAAATTATCTATCGCGAATTTTATGCTTATAACAGCAATGGTTCAATCACTCGCTATGTTTATGATGATGGGCATACTTTAGAAGAAGAGGATCTGGCAGGTGTTACAGAGCGCCATAGTGTGTATACAAGCTATCGCGATCAATTTCCTGTAGGTTTACCTGAAATTATCGAAGAAAAGTATTTAGACCTTGCCCTTAAAGAAGAGATTTTACTGCAAAAAACGCAAAATTTCCATGATCATCAAGGGCGTATAACCCAGCAAACACATTTTGATAGTAACGGGCAACCTCGCTTTACCTTGCATTGGGATTACGATGCCCATGGAAATATCCTTAAAGAGACCAATGCTTTAGGGCATACCTCTTTCTATCAATACGATGAAAACGACAACCTTATTTTTGAGCAATACCCTGGCAAAGATTATCATACTGTGCATGAATATGACTTTTCTAATCGACGCATTTGTTCTAAAGATATTCATGCTGATCAGACATTAGTGACGCATTATGCTTATAATGGCCTTAGCCAAAAAGTAGCGATGACCAATTGGCAGGGAGAGACCACTCAATACACTTACGATCATTGTGGACGTTTAATTAAAACAATTTATCCACGTTTATTAGATTCCGACGGTAATTCTTATCAGCCTTTTGAATGTATTGAGTATGATATTGCCGATAACCCTATCTGTAAAACTGATCGTCGAGGTTTTAAAACAACTTTTAATTATAATATTCGAGGCCAGCCCTCCTTCATCCAATATCCTGACGGATCTACCGAAAAAAATGCATATACCCTTGAGGGATATCTGGCTAAAAGCATCGCTTTAAATGGAAAGATTACCCAGACAGATTATGATTATTTAGGAAGAGCTTGTCGACAAATGACTTTTGCTCCTACAGGGGAAAAGCTTAGTGAAACCACTACTCATTACAACCATTTTCATAAGATAGCCGAAGTGGATGCTGGAGGGCAGTTTACTTATTATCAATACGATGCTGCTGGCCGCCTGGCCAGCATCACGAAAAATGAGGCAAAAACTGTTTATCAATATGATGCCTGCCAACGGCTCGCTAAGACTTTGGAATATTTTGGTCCCGAGGAAAAGGACTATATTGCCAACGTTAAAGAGTATGATGCTAAGGATCGCCTTATCGAAGAGCGGACTGAGGATGCTGAAGGACAGGTTTTAACTAAAATAGGCTATCTTTACAACGAGCAAGACCAGCCCATCCAAACAATTTCTTATCATCAATCAAAGCCTGTTATCACCTTTACCCACTATAATGCCTATGGAGATGTTGAAAGTATTGTTGATCCTCAAGGACATACCACACGCACCCTCTTTTACTATCTTCATCTTAATCAAGAGGGCCAATATGTATATGCTAAAGAAACCATCGATGCCATCGGCCAATCTTTTTTTCAGGAGCATGATAGCTGCGGGCATGTTCGCTTTGCAATTCGTCGCGACCCTATGGGCGTTATCCTGCAAAAACGTGAGTTTTTTTATGATGCAGAAGGGCTTTGCTGTAAACAAATTGAGCATGTTTTAACTCCTCATCAACCTGATCGCCTGGTCACCACTCATTTTGAGTATGACTTTGCCAAAAATCTGATCAGTTGTACGGAAGCCGTAGGAAGTCCTGAACAAAAGCAAACAAAGTATGTCTATAATGCTTATAGGCAAAAAGAAAAAGTTATCAAGCCCGATGGAATAGAACTTCACTACGCCTATGACTGGCTAGGTCGCCTTACCTCTTTTTCCTCTAACGATAACTCTTTGCATTACCACTATACTTATGATGCTAATTCTAATGTTGTGGGTGTGGAGGATAAGCATACAGGAAAGTCTACCACGCGTATTTTCGATAAAAATAAACGTTTGGTCCAAGAAACTTTATCCCATGGGTTAACTCAACAATATAGTTACGATAATTTAGATAGGCTCCAGGAAATTATACTTCCAGACCATTCTTCTATTCAATACTCTTACAAATCACTTTACCTTCATCAAATTAGCCGAGGCCCTTATCGACACACCTATCAACATTACAACCTTTCCGGGGCATTAGAAGAGGCTAAATTGATGGCTGAAGCAGGCTTAATTCAATACGCTTACGATGCCTATTCTCGTCTGATTAACATTTCGTCTAAGTCCTTAAAAGAAGATATTCCTGAGAACGGTTTTGATCAAGTGGGCAATCTTTTAAAAAGAACAACCCTCGACCCAGTAGGCAAAGTAAACAGTACCTATACATACGATGCTTTATATCAGCTTCAATCCGAAAAAGGCCTAGTGGATGATATTTATCGCTACGACTCCCTCAATAATATGGTGGAGAAAAATAAACGTCCCCATACCGTTAATGCTCTCAATCAGCTCCTCCATGATGGCTTAGATCCACATGCCTATGACCTAAATGGAAACCTTATCCGTAAAGGCTCTTTAAACTTATCTTACGATGCATTAGATCGCTTGATTGCCATTCATACTTCTACTCAGCAGGTCGCCTATGCCTATGATGAGCTTAACCGCCGTTTAAGCAGCACCTTCTATTCCCGCTCTAAAGTTGAAAACAAATGGATACCTGAGAAAGAAATTCGTTACCTGTACCACGGACTCAACGAAATTGGCGCCTGTGACTCTAAAGGTAACATTCAGCAATTGCGTATATTAGGTAAAGGTAAAGGAGCTGAAATAGAGGCTGCGGTTTTGCTAGAACTCCAAGGTAAGGCTTACATACCCATCCATGACACGTTAGGCAATATCCGCCTACTGATTAACGCCAAGACCCATACCATAGAAGAAACTTATCGATATACCGCTTATGGGCAAGAGTCTATCTATGGCAAAAATAATAAGCTTATCAAGCAATCGATCAACCCTTGGCGTTTTTCTTCTAAACGCGTAGACGCTGAAACCCAGTTTGTTTACTTTGGACGCCGCTATTACAACCCCACTACTACACGCTGGGTAACTGCCGATCCTTTAAGCTTTGAGGCGGGCCCTAATCTATATGCCTATCTTTTAAACAATCCTTTAAATGATAGAGACCTGTATGGATTAAGGGGTTCCAGTCCTAGCCGTGGGGAGAAACACCGCGAAAGTGTGATCATGTATGGCAAAGAGCGCGCCTCTTATAGAATCGAAAAAACACCCATTAGAGAAAGAGGTGAAAACACAAGAAGTCTGCCTAGAGTTAGCTTTACAGATAGATTTGAAAGAAGCTTTGTTCGTAGCGAAAGCTCCTCATTAGCCGTATTGCTAGGGAGTAAATCAGAAAATTTTCGTCTGGGTGTTCATAATGGCATTATGACAACCCAAATAGAGGCTATTAATAATGCCATCCACCTTAGAGAATTAGGGTGGGAATATTCAATAGATGTCATCCATAATGCTACGCACAATTTGCTTAACGATTGTGTTGAATCAGGCTTAGGTTTATGTTATATAGCTACTACTCCAGTACGCGTTAATCATGAAACATGGAATAGATTCTTTGACGAATATCCACGCGGAGAGTATTTTCAAATTTGCCATAGTCAAGGGGCTATAAATGTCAGAAATGCTCTTTTAAGTTATGATGAAAAGTTACGCAAGCAAATTACTGTGTTAGCCATTGCTCCAGCAGCTTATATATATGCTGACTCCTGTAGAAAAGCTTATCATTATCGAGCACAAGCTTGGCGCGATCCTATCCCTTATATTGATGTGGGAGGCTTAATACGGAGTAAACGCGACACAGTGACCTTAAATTCTTGCCCAGGGGCCGCTTTTCATGATCATTCCTTCCAAAGCCCTACGTATGAAGAAGTATTTAGATACCATTTTAAAGAAATTAAAAAAGCTAGGTAA
- a CDS encoding NUDIX hydrolase, with protein MQDFDIFPLSPSFKVHISRIQPPKRVSQATLLSIEEIWKEELLRTQGKLFNGKILCADHFDGKHLYGRFVEYKLYLAQVRDPTLIHELHLKPICVCGYTLAGNEILMGKRAEHVTDYPNYLELMPAGGIDPSALNEGHVDIIKQLKTELKEEAGIEEAMIHHILPSYLIVDTHSHAYEICAKILLDPAVPKKELSHDDEHTEVFWIKQDHLSTFVHQNRPLINPLSMQLLQLFLNK; from the coding sequence ATGCAAGACTTTGATATCTTTCCACTCTCCCCCTCTTTTAAAGTTCACATCAGCCGTATCCAACCTCCAAAAAGAGTGAGCCAGGCTACCCTCCTCTCTATTGAAGAAATTTGGAAAGAAGAGCTTCTCCGTACCCAAGGAAAACTTTTTAATGGAAAAATCCTTTGTGCAGATCATTTTGACGGAAAACATCTTTACGGGCGTTTTGTAGAGTATAAACTTTATCTTGCTCAAGTACGCGATCCTACTCTAATCCATGAACTTCATCTTAAGCCCATTTGTGTGTGTGGTTATACTTTAGCAGGCAATGAAATTCTCATGGGTAAGCGCGCAGAGCATGTTACCGATTATCCAAATTATCTTGAGCTAATGCCCGCTGGAGGGATAGACCCCTCCGCCTTAAACGAAGGGCATGTCGATATTATTAAACAACTAAAAACTGAACTTAAGGAAGAAGCAGGAATTGAAGAAGCAATGATTCATCATATTCTTCCCTCTTATTTAATTGTAGATACTCACTCTCATGCTTATGAAATCTGTGCAAAAATCCTCTTAGATCCTGCGGTACCTAAGAAAGAACTTAGCCATGATGATGAACATACAGAAGTATTTTGGATAAAACAAGATCATTTATCCACCTTTGTTCACCAAAATCGTCCTCTCATTAATCCCTTATCTATGCAGCTGCTACAGCTTTTTCTAAATAAATAG